The Vagococcus penaei genome includes the window TAGCATGTGACCAAGCAGGGAATTCTGTATCACCATGTTCACCTAAAATATAAGCATGGACATTACGTGCATCCACTTCAACTAACTCAGCGATTGTTTGACGGAAACGAGCAGAGTCTAAAGATGTTCCGCTACCAAGTACTTTATGTTGAGGGAAGCCAGAGAATTTCCAAGTAGCATAAGTTAAGATATCTACAGGGTTACTTGCAACTAAGAAGATACCGTTAAAGCCAGAATCAACAATGCTACCAACGATTCCTTTAAAGATACTTAAGTTTTTGTGTACTAGGTCTAAACGTGTTTCACCGGGTTTTTGAGCTGCACCAGCTGTAATTACAACGATATCAGCATCAGAACAGTCAGAGTATTCAGCAGCATAAATTTTCTTAGGAGAGGTAAAGGCTAGGGCATGAGATAAATCTAGTGCATCACCTTCAGCTTTTTCTACAGCAATATCAATAATACCAATTTCTTGGGCAATATCTTGAGTGACTAGCGCAAAAGCATAACTTGAACCAACCGCACCATTACCTATTATTACAACTTTTTGGTGTTTAGAATCTTTAAATGACATATGTATACTCGCTCCTTTAAATTGATTTGTTACAATAATTATAACATTCACAAATGTAACTGTCATCGGTAAAGTTACAGAAAATTAACTTTTGTTTTGAAAAGTCTATAAATAAAGGATTTAAACAGTTAAAAAGATTTATTTGGAGTTATTTCAGCTAAAAAAAACGGATTTTTGACAAATTAAACATGATAATTATGTGAAAAAAATCGTGCATTAGTTTTTTTGACTCAGGGAAACTGAGTTGATTTTGCTTAATTGCTAGAAATATTCACTAAAAGATGTCATAATTATAAAGAAATCTAGACGTTCACTACGACGTGTAGATATTTTGTCGTTTAGATATGAAAAAATGACTATAAGAATTGGAGATTAGTGACGTGAAATTAATAGTAGGTTTAGGCAATCCAGGGGCTAAATACCGTGGAACAAAGCACAATGTGGGATTTATTACCTTAGACGAATTAGCTTACCGAGAAAAAATCGAGTTTAATAAAACACAATTTGAAGCGGATACAGCTGAATTTTTTTATAAAGGTGAAAAAATAATATTAGCTAAACCATTAACTTATATGAATGAATCTGGACGTTCGATTCGTCCATTAATGACTTATTATAATATCCCAGTGGAAGACGTTGTCGTCGTTTATGATGATCTTGACTTATCCATTGGGCGCATTCGTTTGCGCCAAAAAGGTAGTGCTGGCGGTCACAATGGTATTAAAAGTTTAATTTCCCATTTTGGAACACAAGAATTTAATCGAATCAAGGTTGGGATTGATCGGCCAAGTCGCTCTGAGGAAGTGGTATCTTATGTATTAAGTACTTTTCCTAAAGAGACGCATGAAGAGATGCTAGCAGCTGTTAATTTAGCGGTTGATGCTATTCAGTTCTGGCTAGATGGTCAGACATTTGTTGATACGATGAATCAATTTAATCGGAAAAAGTCATAAGTTATAAAGAAAGGAGCCATTAAAGTGTATCAAAATCCAGGATTAATGAATCACTTAATTAAAAGTCCACTTGTTGCCGATTGGCTAGGACAAACGCGCCTTGCAACGACACAACTGGTCACAGGTCTATCCGGCTCAGCAAAGAGTCTATTGATGGCCGCACTAGTCCAACAACAGCGAAAAGTGCTGATTGTGGCGCCTAATTTATATTATGCCACACGGTTAGTTGATGATTTGCAACACGTGATTGATGAGGATTATTTGCATTTTTTTCCTATTGATGAAGTAGCAG containing:
- the pth gene encoding aminoacyl-tRNA hydrolase, translating into MKLIVGLGNPGAKYRGTKHNVGFITLDELAYREKIEFNKTQFEADTAEFFYKGEKIILAKPLTYMNESGRSIRPLMTYYNIPVEDVVVVYDDLDLSIGRIRLRQKGSAGGHNGIKSLISHFGTQEFNRIKVGIDRPSRSEEVVSYVLSTFPKETHEEMLAAVNLAVDAIQFWLDGQTFVDTMNQFNRKKS
- a CDS encoding L-lactate dehydrogenase gives rise to the protein MSFKDSKHQKVVIIGNGAVGSSYAFALVTQDIAQEIGIIDIAVEKAEGDALDLSHALAFTSPKKIYAAEYSDCSDADIVVITAGAAQKPGETRLDLVHKNLSIFKGIVGSIVDSGFNGIFLVASNPVDILTYATWKFSGFPQHKVLGSGTSLDSARFRQTIAELVEVDARNVHAYILGEHGDTEFPAWSHANIAGLKIADWVADHPEVDEEELVNMFFKVRDAAYTIISKKGATFYGIAVALARITKAILNDEDAVLPLSVYLTGQYGLDDMYIGAPAIINANGVKSVVEIPLTDAENEKFAYSAAKLREVMDAAFEQLEK